The Planctomicrobium piriforme genome includes the window GAATGCAGCACCGTTGTTATCTGCGGCGCAGGACCGGCAGGGGAGCGGTGCCTTCGATCAATCTTCGCAGAAGTCGCTCGTTCACACAGCCTCGAAAGCGAATTCGTCCGTCAATTTCCACGACGGGAATGCTTTCGCCAAACCGGAGCTGCAAGGCGGGATCGTCTTCGATATTCACTTCCACCGCCGCCGGCAGCCAAGGGCGGTAATGGCTGAGGACTTCCAGTCCTTCTTCACAGAGAGGGCAGTCTGGCCGCGAGTAGACGACCACGGTGCGAAACCGCTGGCCGGGAAGCGTGGGGGTCCAGCCTGTCGGGCCATGAGCGGTGTACCACAGAAATCGAATGCCTGCCGCGATCAACCCGCAGGAAACAAGAGTCCAGACGGGGGCGTTGCCATGCACCTGCGATTGCAAACGTCCAGGCAGGCTGTTGCCGGCAGCCAGGATGAGCAATAACAGTCCCAGCCCCCCGACGCCAAGCAGGACGCTGCCGACGGCTGCACCATGCTGTTCAGAGGACGGCTCTGCAGGTTCCATACAGAACGAACTCAGTGAAGAAACCGAAAGGACCGGGGGTTGGCGTTGACTGGTCTGACGCCAATCAGCCGGCACGCGTTAGCGTCCGGTTCATTTGATGGTCCGGGCCACGACTGGGGCAAGGATACCACACCTGAACAAACTGCTCTCGAACGAATCTCGTGAACGTTTCGCGTCCTGGCGGCGTTAAAATTCAGTCTTTCAGGCAAGATCGGCGTCCATACTCCACCACACTTCCCCGAAATCGGGGCTACCCGGCGCGGGAAATTGGTTCGTCACCGCTCGACATGCGAGGATACGACGGCGGGACATGCCGCTGCAATGCTCCATCCAACAGGTCACAGGCGGCGGTTCGCAGTTGCTGCTGCAAGTGCGCATGACGAATTTGCGACTCGGCAGCCGCCAGCTCGGAAAGGAGCTCGATCGCCACCATCTGGATGAGTGCGTCAGAACGTGCGACTCGGGCCATGACCATCTCTCCCTGACAGGTCCATTGTCAGGGGATATCGGCCCATTACCCGTCCCAGCCGACAGGAAGCATTGTGTGTGGCACGTTCGTTGAGATCACTACAACCGGACCGCAAACATTGAACGCCTGAACAGCATTGTAAGATGCGTGACCAGGCAGTCTCCTTCCGCTTCACCCGTTATGATCTGACGCGAGTGAACTTCACACCGGCGAGGGGGGGACATCCTGTGCGACGAACTTTGACGCTGATCTCGTGCTGCCTGCTGGCAGTTCTTTCCAGCAATGGCTTTTCCAGAACCGCACTCGCTGAAGAGCAGCCCTTGGCGGCACTCATCGCAGCGGACGACGCCCGCGTGGCGGCGATGAAAGCGGCCGACAAGCCGCAACTCGAAAAACTTCTCTCTGACGATCTGCATTACGCGCACTCGAACGCGCTCGTCGACACCAAGTCCTCGCTGATCGCAGCACTCGTCTCAGGCAAAACGAAGTACGTCGGGTTCGACTACGAGAATCGCGACTTCAAACTCGCAGCGACGAACATCGCTCTGATGACTGGTCGCACACGGATCAAAGTGGAGACG containing:
- a CDS encoding glutaredoxin family protein, encoding MEPAEPSSEQHGAAVGSVLLGVGGLGLLLLILAAGNSLPGRLQSQVHGNAPVWTLVSCGLIAAGIRFLWYTAHGPTGWTPTLPGQRFRTVVVYSRPDCPLCEEGLEVLSHYRPWLPAAVEVNIEDDPALQLRFGESIPVVEIDGRIRFRGCVNERLLRRLIEGTAPLPVLRRR